GATTGAATGggagttcatattttataacttttgacgggttccgagatatgggtcccacgggcgatttttgagttaaatttcgagtTTTTGTTGAAAATCTGTATTTTCagatggaattaattcctataatttgtattgattgaatcaaattatttgtgaccAAATTCGAGctgatcggagtcggaaaatcaagGAAAGGGCAtactaattgattgattgagcgtgattcgaggtaagtgacttgtctaatcttgtgtgggggaaatccccttaagttTTGGAACTGTTGTAACCatttatgatatgtgagcgccgtgtacgcgaggtgacgggTGCGTACACGGGCTGAATATGAAAAATTTGGTTCTTgttgatttttcatcttttgaatttccttaactgagttgccttagcatatgtagtgatcgtgtttagcctagtatcacatgtctacgtgccttaactcttacgtgcaatatgtgcaacatgcttagctgaattacattcttttcttgatttgatttaaatctttaactaTAAGATTTCTTGCTGAAAATTTATTGTTCCTCCAACTACctgctgcatatttatttttgggactatgaagcggttcctcgggagatcccccgttactgcatatttacttttgggactacgaggcgattcctcgggagattcccctatactgcatatttacttttgggactacgaggcggctcctcgggagatcccatatactgtatatttactttttgaactacgaggcagttcctcgggagattctcctgtactacatatttacttttgagactacgatgcggtttctcgggagatcccttgtactgtagatttacttttggaactacgaggcggttcctcgggagtgcccctgttgtttacctctatttactgtgctgatattttctgaaacttcttattgtttaaatcctcagtcattttaaaaatattattatatcttctgccttactttTCTCTTAAATCAGTAGAGCCCTGActtgaccttgtcactactctaccgaagttaggcatggcacttactaggtaccgctgtggtgtactcatactactcttttgcacatctttttgtgcatatccaggtacttcaTATCAGATCAGGTATCAGTGAACTAGCTGtacacggagacttcaaggtacatctgccaatgtccgcagacctcggagtccccctttatccttattatgttgtatTCCTGATTTCTTTTTAGATTTCGATGTATTGAGACACtcagaataaattcttagaagcttgtgacttatttctactgggttttgggagttgaaattattggattgcagttttatatttatttcatatgttGAGAATTTGGCttcaattttattttatgtattttcgcaaaacaaaaaattattaggcttacctagtcttagagactacgtgccatcacgacatcctatagagggtgaatttggggtcgtgacaataattaactaacaaattaaattagtagattaacaactagggatactaagggttggagataAGATTatggaggtctagagttatgatttccccaattgtcgaaatccttcccgctacatcttctataattttgcctaagtattctataccgatcgtgagtacttcgggTGTCATAATTCTCCTCCGAGAAACTATCACAATTTTCTAGATATATTCTTCCGAACTACTCTAGttggcactaattcaccgctcactaagATTGCACCAAgatttcgttattcctaatcccaacTTTACACCCtccgtattgattcctcacatacgttaggagtgatgttgttcaacaactacctaaatatatacCCTTTTTCTAAGCAATACATACTAAATAAGCACAGTCAATTGAGGACCCTTCAATCAACTAAAATAATCATGTAGTTGAACAAGAATAGAAAATCCAACGGTAAAATTATATTAAACGCAACAGAAAAATCATCATTCAAAAGGTTCCACCAAACCCTAGATGGaaaagtttagctactcataaccatactaacaatcatgataataattgaaagaattaaaatatAGATTAAGGAAGAACGGAAGAgaaaactcttgtgattcgtTGCTTCCAAGTGTTCTCGTAGCCTTCTTGCCTCTCCAATAATGTCCCCATTTTTGGTCGCTCCTACTCTAAAAAGCGTCCCTTCCCTCTTAGACACGTTTAGGGAGTATTGATAGGCTAGGGTTGAATTCCTTGAGTCCAAATCCGGGTTGGAGACTTTTAACTCGCGACTTTTAATTACCGgactatagacctcgcgaagccaggcttatagcgcggtcaacctggctatagatCTCGCGAAGCCTGGCTTGTAGCGCGGTCAATCTGGCTATAGaactcgcgaagcctggtctatagcgcggtcaagctggctatagacctcgcgaagcctagTCTGTGGCACGGTTTGTGTACTTCGTGTTGTTGTGCTCGTTTCTTATATTTTTGTCCTCTTTTTGTGCAACTTTTACTTGTATTTGTCTTCCGAtactcctacacataaaataatataatttagctCAAACGTTGCACAATTAACCTCTAAACTAACAACATGTAAGGCGGGTAATGTACTAAAATTATAGCATtttagccaaacatcactaccccacacttaaacgttgctcgtcctcgagtcaaccaccAATTCACACTAACCTTGagcactttattttcttttaaaacatcCGAGCACACCGTACCTATGactatggttgatagcaacaattatgCTTTAGCATATGCCTTCAACAGACACTTCCCTTTACTTTATGAcatatttcaaaaaattattcaacaacaaaacaacatgaTTATAACAATCTTAACCTCACAAACCGACTCAATATCATAATGCATTCATGGCTTGAACACTTAACATCATAGAAAAATTTAATAACGTCACATATCCCTTgcgaaatcatgtgccctcacaacaagaacaaaagagtaagttgaatccacacattcgaatcaagtgctcaaatatattttaagaacTTAGATAAATCAAAGAAATTCATCACTCTTACAAAGAGGTCACATGCATGCacaaagtaccataggcttgtccATTATGTAAAcctccactaatgtaggcttgctcaatctaaaattaattaggactttttcatgatTATAACGTGGGCTAAGGGAAGGGTAAGATATATTTTGGATTAGTGGTTCATCCTCCCAAGCACTTTAACATATCACATAATAAACTTTAAAAGTAAATTCTTCaatccacttcaatttcacaaacaagatcacacccaaaaatattttctatttctttAAGCACTGCTTTACTTTATatcccactagcaagaacaagacaataatttatccatctatatttttccttcttttcttcttttttttttctagtattgtttttcccttttcagtttccgctagtggtgtattactttacaaaacaagtgcacctttctttcttttattggttccactcgaaatccatcccacacttagtccttacttcttctagcgctcatttcacaattaaagtgttttaagaggtaaaaggatcaaaataatgataattaagAACAAAGGGGTGTAGGCTTGTAAAGTGGTTGCCAAATAAAAGTTTATAGGCTCAAAAAGATTGACTAGGGATAATTTTTATTTGTGGTAAGCATTAAGTTCAAAAAGATCAAataaagcctaaaattatttttcaaactgaGCAAAACCTAAattttcgcttcaactcacatgccgggcaagttctagactctaaTGTAATGACACGGACTatacaatttctcaccacacatggcacatgactcactaaggacggttcCATTTCGATTCTCAAATAATTGTAGGGTATTAACTGAGCCACAAAATATTAAGCATCAAACACAAAGTGAAGCCAAGAAAATGAGATATAGGcgtcaataacatattttctactCAACAAGGCATCATAAGCATTTTCAAACCATAGGGAAGGTACTATACATGCTAGAGCCTagatatgctactatcaaacaagtcaaaaggcGTCTAGAAATTTCAACTTCCTTCTTTTTATTCCCTAAAtcctaatctactctaaaaataaaaaactatggcccggttcaaactacatcccatggaaaagaatcgaggcacaaagaaaaaccacgaaggattattactacctacaaaaataaaagaaatatttttggatttttctatttttttaaaaaaaattatgtttttggttagactttaaaccctcaagaaaactaaataatagatccatcgtcggaaaaagtccaatattttttatttttctcaaaaataattattcaattaaactaacacaactaaaatagcatagaaagtcacccagacaatctcatcatcccacacttaaaattgtgcattatcCTCAATGCACAATCATAAgtacaagagggtaaaagaaactccctggttggccaaaggccgaagcattagcaactcatggggtactcagacttctcccataCTTGGTTCTTTGTGcaggcaccccacacttagttctaaccatctCATTTGCTTTTGCTTTCTTCCAATGGCCTTGCTTCCCATGCTCCTAGAGAAATCAAAAACAACACTAcaagaataatacaataataaaaaaagaattaaaaaaaaagtaaagttgggttgcctcccaacaagcgcttgatttaatgtcgcggcacgacgcgaatcactttttgcttccacttcgaacttatgaattggaccccaagttttgattctgctctatgatcatgctcttTGGGCAATACAAATTGTTGCGAGCCAAAAATTAAGTGATGCTTTATGCACTTTTGGCTTTCAACCGAGGAGTGTCAGCTTGCCTAGACGGCCttgaaaatttcagaatataggGCTCATCCACCTCATCTTTTTGACTCTTGCATTGGCTCATACAGATCAGTTTACATACCTCCCTCTGAACATTATGTCGAAGAATGATTGGAGTgaggaccaatattagtaaaattTCCAAGTTTTAGgtcatttaagcattttatcaaacacctcgAGTGCATAgatctctacatctcttaaccatgtaattagttcatccaactaccatcatttaccaacaatttataacttccaatcATCACATGGGTGACCATTTATCTACACACAACCAACAAAATTATATCAattaatcacctttcaatctccaccatggttatgtatttaaattgaaaatttatggcttccaatcaccatacagTGAGTTCCAATaattaattcatactcatattcccataataaatCCGTACATGTAAGTCTAAGCGTGTAagattacctttttggaagaaaaatcttgcaaaaccctcctttgagttatTAAAGAATTTTCTTGAacatctaagtattttatgtgtagatttcatcaatactagtgtagaaatgatggaatttcataccaagataatggggattgcttaccttcAAGAAGAGAGaagttggtggtcttgagagagtggagaagagctccaaaattcgtcCAAGTGAAATGAACCCCCAAGGTGAGTACTTAAAAAGGCTTCAGGTGGGGGTAGCGTGCCAGTGCCAGCGCAAACTTCTATACTTCACTGGTTTTTCAAACTTGCTGAGAGGGCTGGCGTGCCACAATCCGCGCATTGCACTGTCCCTAGCACGCTCCCagttattttcttttcaatttcttgCTTCACCACTCACCCTCATTTGATACCTTGCTATGATATAGACCcgaattgacttcaaattttgcacacaagttataattgacagtacggacctattccaatttccgaaaCAGGGATCCGACCTCgacatcaataaagtcaactcccagtcaaactttccaaaatctttcattttttcaACTCTCGCCAATTCATGCCAAAACGACctacatacctccaaatcaacatccagacacgctcctaagaccaaaattatcatacggagctattgaaaccatcaaaactccattttggagtcgttacacaaaagtcaaactccggttaactcttaccgcttaagcttctaaaaataagaattcttcttccaaattgatcatGAATCATCCGAAAGCCAAATTCGaccgcacacgcaagtcataatactaATGTGAAACTGCTCGAGGTCTTAAACCACCGAACGAGAcgctaattcttaaaacgacaagtcgggttgttacacctAAGCTCCCATAATTtcaagatgtcatgtttctcaaatcaacaagttgaataaaaacaaaatataaaaaaataaatttcaaacttgaaacctagcaatatgtacacttACATCTACACCGTTAGTTTTTCGGCAAttgcgccaaaatttgatcacgcccaactctactcctaaaaaggataaacagtcgttgcaaatataatccggtctaaaagtccggagtcgaatcccacagagaactaaggtttagttATAACTGTTtactatcactaagaagacaagctctAACAATtcctaagtcataaatattaagattcttgtatcTAATTAACCaacaaattaaattagtagaTTAACAATTAgggatactaagggttggagataagattaaggaggtctagagttatgatttctccAATTGTCGGAAATCTTTCCCCTacatcttctataatttcgcctatgTATTCCCTACCGATTGTGAGTACTtcgggtgtcgtaattctcttccgaaaaactatcacaatttactagacatattcttccgaactacgctagctgacactaattcaccgctcactaagACCGCACCAAGATtttgttattcctaatcccacctttaaaccctttgtattgattcctcacatacgttaggagtgatgttgttcaacaactaccaaAATATGTACCATTTTTcaagcaatacacactaaatagacacagtcaattgagggcccttcaatcaactaaaataatcacgtagttgaacaagaAGAGAAAATCCAACGGCAAAATTATATTAAATGCAACAGAAAAATTATCcttcaaaaggttccatcaaaccctagatggaaaagtttagttacttataaccatactaacaatcatgataataattgAAAGCATTAAAATACAGATTAAGAAAGAACGGAAGAgaaaactcttgtgattcgtTGCTTCCAAGTGTTCTCGTAACCTTCTTGCTTCTCCAATAATGTCCCCATTTTTGGTCGGATCTGCTCTAAAAAAACATCCCTTCCCTCTTAGACATgtttagggagtatttatagacTAGGGTTGAAGTCCTTGAGTCCAAATCCGGGTTGGAGACTTTTAACCTGCGACTTTTAATTAccgggctatagacctcgcgaagccaggCTTACAGCGCGGTCAACctgctatagacctcgcgaagtcTGGTCTGTAGCGCGGTCaagctggctatagacctcgcgaagcctggtctgtagcgcggtcaagctggctatagacctcgcgaagcctggtctgtagcacgGTTTGGGTACTTCGTGCTTTTGTGCTTTTTTCTCGTATTTTTGTCCTCTTTTGTGGAACTTTCACTCGTATTTATCTTCCGAtgctcctacacataaaacaacataattTAGCTCAAATGTTGCACAATTAACCtctaaactaacaacatataagtcgagtaatgtactaaaaatataGCATTTTGGCCAAACATCAGTAAATTCGGCCAAAAACAAGAAGCTATCACCATTGAGAAATTGATTAATAGAATAGGTAAATAAACAAAGGAAAGAAATAAGACTTTCACTATTTTCTCCACATTTACTACAAAGCATCATTGGACAAGAAAATCCAAATACCTTCCATTTCCAGTATAACTGATTAATAGAGGCAGTCAACAAAGAGGAAAATATTCTAGACAGGATCAAGAAACATCAAGGAAAATTCGAAAGAAATAAGTAAATAAGCAGTCAGCAATCAGATGCCAAATAGCAGTAATACTCCATATTACCATAAAGAATCTTCCTGATCACTTCTATCTTTGATGTATACATCAAGCACCTCAGAATCATGAAATCATTCCTAAAAGACCGTACTATAAGAAGTTTGATTCAGAACATGTCACGATGGTGTAAAGCCTTGGCCTCGGATAACATTAACCATAGTAGCTGTGCTCACTGAAGCCCATGTTTTGTCCACACCACCATGTTATTAAAGAGAGAGATGATATTGACACCAGTGAAAAATGATCTTCTGAATAATTTGAGCCTAAAGTTTCTTGTATCGTTTATCTCAAGGAACACATTTTTTTCTTGGGCCCTGCTTAAAAAAGGCAATAGCCTATGATCTCTTTTAAAATTGTCAACCACAGGTTACATGCAACATGTAGTACTTTTCCTGTGCTGAGTAAGAATTTGTCTTAAGAATACTTTATCTGTGCTGAGTAGTGTTGGTTGTCACTTGACCTTTTGCTTACTATACCTACATATTAACCAAAGCTGAGACAAGATACTACCTCTAGAATCTAGAAGAACTTCACTAGGTCCAATAGGGCTTTAGGCGGAATACTATCATGCCCAATGCATGAAAACAGAAGAACCAAAAACATAATCTACAAGCATTCAAGAAAAAACATGTTATTGGACAACCTGCAATCTCTAGGAGTCCTACGGAAGTCTTGTGCAACTAGAATTCTTTCAGAATCTCTTCTTGTATCTATATCTTAGAGTCCTTGTATAGATACACCATTGTATTATAAATATTGTGTAACGATTGAATGCAAAATGAGGAAAAGTTTTTCCATTCCATAGTTTCCAATCGTGTGTCTTATTTAATACATGTCATTCAGATTGAGATAGCCACATTTGTAAAAACAACAAGAACAACCATGTAGAAACATAATGATTTAGCCTCTTTGATAGCAATGAGATATGAGCCAACAATAACTTTGAGCtcaaaaacagaaaagaaacaacatatcaaTAAAGTTGGTAAAACTCTTAAAACTCATTCTGAAATGAGAATGATCATGCTTCGATTTCAACAGATTCAGCAATAACATGTCAATTTGTTGTAATATGCTTGATACTTGATAGAAGCTTGAAGAGGAATGAACAATATAAGTTGAAAAATTCAACACACAAAGAATGCTTTGTTGTCAGTGTCTTCAGACTCCTACATTCTACTTTACACACAAAGAATGCTTTGTTGTCAGTGTCTTCAGACTCCTACATTCTACTTTACACACAAAGAATGCTTTGTTGTCAGTGTCTTCAGACTCTTACATTCTACTTTTGATGTACAAATCATAGACCTCaggcatttcatccttgaaaGGAAGCACATATCTTTCTAAGAACTTCGACTCAGAACATATCACAGCAGTATAAAGGTTCAGACTACACTTTGTCGGCTCCTTTTGGCTGACTAGCTTCAAAACATTATGTCTAGGCAGAACTCTTTTCTCCAAGCTACATGTCAAAAACGTGGGATGAGAAGCCAGGTAATGAGACTCATATCCAAGTTCCTTCATTAAAAAATTTAATGCATTTTTTATCTTAGCTTCGGATTTTGTCAAACAGAGAGGACATGTTTGGACCAATGTAAAAATATCCGAGTCAGACCACCCGAAGCTCCTGAAGATTTCTAATCTCTTTTTCACCGTCAACTCGTCAAGCCATGCAAGTGCATAAACCCCATGTATGAACATGTTGCAATCGcgagaaagaaagaaagttttTTCTACTCGATCCACTAAGTCTTTGAGGCGCTCAGCCTTTTGTGTCAAAATTCTAGGATTCCAAAGCATAAGCTTCTCTATATCAACACTTGAAAACCCAAGATTTTGCAGCAATGATATATTGGGTGGCATTACTTCATGAAATGCATAACTAAAAAATACATTAGGATGCCTCTTAATGATCTTAGCAACAAAATCATCATTAAATAATAGGGTGTGAAGATAATCAACATTTTGTCTGATAGCACACCCTACCCTAGTGCTGAAATAACATCCACTGTTTTTGATGATTTTGACAAGGTCCTCTGACCCACATAACCCAACTTCTTTAAGAGTTTCAATTTTGGGCTTAAGGTATTTATCTACATCACAAAGCAGCAATGTGGGGACTGAAGAAACAACCTTTTTGATATGGGTCTTGTCTAAACCGACGTGTTCCAAGAAATTGAGCACTGAATTAGGGTTATAATTTCTGGGTCTCAAGCGACTTACCTTGGCACTTGTAGAAAGGGCTTCTCGTTGGGAGAAGCCAAGTGAGTTCACTAGTGTTTCTACCAAGAATTCGGTTTGGGAAGTTGCGGCAGCAGCTGTTGAGTAAAAGACATGAAATCTGAAGCGATAAACGTGAAGGAGATGCTTAACGCCATTGTTGAGAAACCCAGACATCTAGAGCAGCGTTTTAAGAGGGTTAAGCGTTTTACATATGCCCCGAGGTACGAGGTATAAGtcccataaatatttaatttttaatattttataaaataatataataacagtaaatatttataaacaggtaaaattgcataaaaattgaaggaaattatatatatatgtatttcatccccacaaaaaatgaatcaaaataatctatatatatatttatttcatatatttatagttttcttcaattttatatatttcatatatatatataatatatatatgctccatccccacaaaaaactagtcaaacaatctattatatgcTACTTACaagcaatgttttaaaaggcgagGGCGTGAGACGAGGCGTTTTACTTGATATGGGGCAAGGCATAAGCCTGGAGGCACGAGGAGGGGGGCGTAAGCTACATGgatctttaaaaaatttaatttataaattaataaaataacataataacacaaaaaaatataaaatataaattaaaagttaaaaactaaaagaaaattaaaggaactcataaaaaaaaatatctaacaTGATTCTTAAGTACAACTAATGCATACAAATCACGTATAAcgtctttaactttcaaataattaaaaacttacaatttctttttaaaaaaatgatcaaactccacattttaccttcctaaaagtaaataattaataaaatcttattagtacgataattaaaatattactccttcatgaATAAATACAAATTAGTTTAAGATATCAAATTAATAAAAGTGTATAACAAGAAGGGACAAATGAACTAAGACACGACCAATAACAAGTGAAGATATAAATTCGCAATACTATGTCTCATTATTAGAGTTATGttcaatcttcatatttctatcgatgaatagaacttttatcattaatttattaaagaattttgaaggtcaacgatattaattaggaaattcgACACGTGATTTGCGTTAGAACTGTTAGGCGAGCCCCGAGCGTTGGGCGTTAGGCGTGTTTAGGGCGTAAGCCTCACAGAACTAAACCTCATACATGAAACCCAGGGCGTTTTGCAAGTGCCCCGCCCAGGGGCGAGTCCCagaaatgccttttaaaacactgatctAGAGTTGATAAATACAGAATCCTCTATTTGCCATGATTTGGATCTTTTTAATTTTCATGTCTTCCATTTCAATTTACGGAAAATGGGAAAATGCGCACATCTTTTTGACTTATTTACGGTCAACTtgacttaattttttttaaaaatttcagaaATCATTTTATTACTGGTCCAATCcaattaaataaatagaaaagggCCAAAACTATGACATAACTATTGGTTAGAGTTAAATATATCCATCTATTAGTTTAAAAATACCCGATTTTCTAACTTATCCAACGCAAACACTAATCCGCCCGTCCGAAATTAATAGGGCAATATTGGTTAGTGACTGATGGAAATCCGACCCTTCACAAAAAATAAGAATGAAATTACGCATATTCATTACTCTATGGTCAATATTAATTTGTTGTGGATAAGCTCAATTTGAGGCCAACGTTTTTCCTAAAATGCATAGAAATTGAAACTACCAAAACCTTATTTTATTTCTAATTAGAAGACCTATGAGAGAATCATGCTTCCGTTTATGATATTTAGTTGCTTCCGTTTATAACATATGGCCCATTTTACAGGCATGATGCAAGAGTGCTCAGTAGCATGGCGATGCTTTCGCTCAGCACAACAAGTGTGTGGGGGCATGAAATACATTGGGTAATGCCATGAGTTCTTAAATATGAAGTTAAAGCTTGGAATTCACCACTCCAATCAGCTTGAAATTGTTTAATGAGGCGGCCAAAAACTTAATATTCCTCATTAACTTAAATGTAAAATAAATGCTACTCTTAAGTCTACTGAGATCGCTCTTGCACTTCATTCAGGTGAATTTACTGTCAAAGGAGACCTCCCTGCCGCCATCTGTCAAAGAACTCAAGCCAAGATACATCGTCATCTGGATGATGGTCGACTTTCAACTCACGATGATTTCTCCAGATATTGTGAGTAAACTGCTAGTAAATGAAGCTAGGATTGAGTATCCAAATTGAAATAGGCATGTGTACATTGATGTTGAAAATGTTCCAAACCATTACACCAGTAGCATTCAAAATCTTATTGACATGTTCAGCACCAAGGAATCTTTGAAAATGGGGTAAGTGCTGATTACATATGTAAAGAAGCTGCTTTTAGAGCCTACAATGCTGATTAAATTAAGCATTTGGAAATATATTTTCAGCATATATTTTTACAAGAAAAAGCTTTAACTTGACTTCTTAACCAAATCTTCTTCAGCTATGTGTATTCTTATTAGTTTCTATCTTCTTGGAGTTTCGAATTACAGAAACCATAGTATAGTATTTCTTTTACTCTAACAAGCATTCTCCTTTTGGACTGAgatgtagtagtagtagtagtagtagttgttgttgtaacaACCCCTTCACCCTAGGGGGTCAAAAGATGAAAGACAGAAAGACAATGAAGGAACTTTAGCAGCAATACTATCCACTGATAAAAGATAGACTTGCAAATCATCCCAAGCAAGAGTATATCATTTGAATAGAGTGCTGCAGGTTATGGCTTTAGCAGCAccaaactcaaaacgaccgaaaGGAGGTGGAAATTTCAGCTACAACCAGGAAATTATCTTGATAGAGATATACATTTATAAATCCACATAAAAAAAGGgaagcccggtgcactaagcacCCGCCGTACGCAGTCTTACCATGCATTTCTGCATTTATAAATCCACATAATAGAAGGTAAAACTGTCTTCATTCTCCACTTAGGAAAACAGCATCAAATGGCAAATAAGAA
This DNA window, taken from Nicotiana tabacum cultivar K326 chromosome 4, ASM71507v2, whole genome shotgun sequence, encodes the following:
- the LOC107782570 gene encoding transcription termination factor MTERF15, mitochondrial, with the translated sequence MSGFLNNGVKHLLHVYRFRFHVFYSTAAAATSQTEFLVETLVNSLGFSQREALSTSAKVSRLRPRNYNPNSVLNFLEHVGLDKTHIKKVVSSVPTLLLCDVDKYLKPKIETLKEVGLCGSEDLVKIIKNSGCYFSTRVGCAIRQNVDYLHTLLFNDDFVAKIIKRHPNVFFSYAFHEVMPPNISLLQNLGFSSVDIEKLMLWNPRILTQKAERLKDLVDRVEKTFFLSRDCNMFIHGVYALAWLDELTVKKRLEIFRSFGWSDSDIFTLVQTCPLCLTKSEAKIKNALNFLMKELGYESHYLASHPTFLTCSLEKRVLPRHNVLKLVSQKEPTKCSLNLYTAVICSESKFLERYVLPFKDEMPEVYDLYIKSRMSIGR